In a single window of the Desulfonatronum thiodismutans genome:
- a CDS encoding gamma-glutamyl-gamma-aminobutyrate hydrolase family protein: MAEAMNGKKPVIGVTGPDHGGLAAWWFTRLAVWRAGGRALRIIPQRPRHVQELDGLIIGGGADVAPDLYGAEPLRPPEKMAEEMTRGETGWFRRGLALLAFPLMLLIRRILTTRNPGLNTDRDELEQSLLRSALERDLPILGICRGAQLINVTLGGTLHQHLTGFYQESPNIRSLLPRKTIQVEPDSLLARGLKCVICGVNALHDQAVDKLGRTVRVTAREPNGVIQAVEATSKTFVLGVQWHPEYLPHHRRQQRLFRALVQTAQESRRSV, translated from the coding sequence ATGGCTGAAGCGATGAACGGGAAAAAGCCGGTAATCGGCGTCACCGGCCCGGATCACGGCGGCTTGGCCGCCTGGTGGTTCACCCGCCTAGCGGTTTGGCGGGCCGGCGGCCGGGCGTTGCGGATCATTCCCCAGCGCCCCCGCCACGTTCAGGAACTGGACGGCCTGATCATCGGCGGCGGCGCGGACGTGGCGCCGGACCTGTATGGCGCCGAGCCGTTGAGGCCTCCCGAAAAAATGGCCGAGGAAATGACACGGGGAGAAACGGGCTGGTTTCGACGCGGCCTGGCCTTGCTGGCCTTTCCCCTAATGCTGCTGATCCGAAGAATCCTGACCACCCGCAACCCCGGTCTGAACACGGACCGCGACGAACTGGAGCAGAGCCTGCTCCGCTCGGCCCTGGAACGCGACCTGCCCATTCTGGGCATCTGCCGCGGCGCGCAACTGATCAACGTAACCCTGGGCGGCACCCTGCACCAGCACCTGACCGGTTTTTACCAGGAATCCCCCAACATCCGCAGCCTGCTGCCCCGCAAAACCATCCAGGTGGAGCCGGACTCCCTCCTGGCCCGCGGCCTCAAATGCGTCATATGCGGCGTCAACGCGCTGCACGACCAGGCCGTGGACAAGCTCGGCCGGACCGTGCGCGTCACGGCCCGGGAACCAAACGGCGTGATCCAGGCCGTGGAGGCCACAAGCAAAACCTTTGTCCTCGGGGTCCAATGGCACCCCGAATACCTCCCCCACCACCGCCGCCAACAACGCCTGTTCCGCGCCCTGGTCCAGACTGCTCAAGAATCGCGCCGCTCAGTTTAA
- a CDS encoding sodium:proton antiporter — translation MTTFLVYSLTAALLAGLGVHGLITRRHLLRQIMALNVIAGGVFLLLISTAYRNQGDFADPVPQAMVLTGIVVAISATAFALALLRRVYRSQQNAQGKAERKEREGSGEQAKDASPTRGGSIP, via the coding sequence ATGACCACCTTTCTGGTGTACTCCCTGACCGCGGCCCTGTTGGCGGGCCTGGGCGTGCACGGCCTGATCACCCGCAGGCATCTGCTGCGGCAGATCATGGCCCTGAACGTGATCGCGGGCGGGGTGTTTCTGTTGCTGATTAGCACGGCGTATCGCAACCAGGGAGATTTTGCCGACCCCGTGCCCCAGGCCATGGTCCTGACCGGAATCGTGGTGGCCATCAGCGCCACGGCCTTTGCCCTGGCCCTGTTGCGTCGGGTTTATCGGTCCCAACAAAATGCCCAGGGAAAAGCAGAGCGAAAAGAGCGGGAAGGGAGCGGTGAACAGGCCAAGGATGCATCACCGACCCGAGGCGGGTCGATTCCATGA
- a CDS encoding sll1863 family stress response protein, giving the protein MKAGMMRVRLAVFLFMMLLAGIPWVCSAQSGAANSGTAPGEASFEEVREEMRELGRALGRYGAEQRDKALERSRPALEDLDRRLDALEKSIEENWDEMSQTARERSRRAMRELRRQRVELAEKYGALKSSSAGAWEQMREGFLDAFSVLNEAWEKSIEEFRERPDAQDEVTL; this is encoded by the coding sequence ATGAAAGCTGGAATGATGAGAGTACGGCTTGCTGTTTTCCTTTTCATGATGCTGCTCGCCGGGATACCCTGGGTTTGTTCGGCTCAGTCCGGGGCCGCGAATTCCGGGACTGCGCCGGGTGAAGCCTCTTTTGAGGAAGTCCGTGAGGAGATGCGGGAATTGGGCCGTGCTCTGGGTCGATACGGCGCGGAGCAGCGGGACAAGGCCCTGGAACGCTCCAGGCCTGCCCTGGAGGATCTGGACCGTCGTCTGGACGCTTTGGAAAAATCCATTGAAGAGAACTGGGATGAGATGAGTCAGACCGCCCGGGAGCGTTCGCGCCGAGCTATGCGCGAATTGCGGCGGCAACGCGTGGAATTGGCGGAAAAGTACGGCGCTCTCAAAAGTTCCTCCGCCGGGGCCTGGGAGCAGATGCGGGAGGGATTTCTGGACGCTTTTTCCGTGCTCAACGAAGCTTGGGAGAAGTCCATTGAGGAATTCCGTGAACGACCAGACGCTCAGGACGAGGTTACGTTGTAA
- a CDS encoding amidoligase family protein, producing MPQFILPDQMHAPDGEIRRVGVEMEMAGLELPVMAQAVKDLFGGHIDSKSPFEIHVLETRHGAFAVELDASLLKNHEYQPYLAKVGIDLDARGDQQTFDAMLARLAAGVVPSEVVAPPIPVTALENMDALRDRLRRDGAKGTRMALVYAFGAQFNVEAARLDAAYLRNILRAYVLLHDRLTERGAVDLSRKISPYIRAFPGGYVRLLLNQDYAPDLPDLIRDYLLHNPTRNRPLDMLPLFAHLERDLVMHAPVETHLIKPRPAFHYRLPNCQIDESDWSLAKPWNDWVMVEKLAADENRLREHARAYLEKPGEVVTRMVDEWVDMLGTWLKR from the coding sequence ATGCCTCAATTCATCCTGCCCGACCAGATGCACGCCCCTGACGGCGAGATCCGTCGCGTGGGCGTGGAGATGGAAATGGCCGGGCTGGAGCTGCCGGTCATGGCCCAGGCGGTCAAGGATCTGTTCGGCGGTCACATCGATTCCAAAAGTCCTTTTGAAATCCACGTCCTGGAGACGCGCCACGGAGCGTTCGCCGTGGAACTGGACGCCAGCCTGCTCAAGAATCACGAATACCAGCCCTATCTGGCCAAGGTCGGCATCGACCTGGACGCCAGGGGCGACCAGCAAACCTTCGACGCCATGCTGGCCCGCCTGGCGGCCGGCGTCGTGCCCAGCGAAGTGGTGGCTCCGCCGATTCCGGTCACGGCCCTGGAGAACATGGACGCCTTGCGGGACAGACTACGCCGGGACGGAGCCAAGGGCACCCGCATGGCCCTGGTCTACGCCTTCGGCGCCCAGTTCAACGTGGAGGCCGCTCGACTGGACGCGGCTTACCTGCGAAACATCCTGCGCGCCTACGTGCTGCTCCACGACCGGCTGACCGAGCGGGGGGCCGTGGACCTCTCCCGCAAGATCTCGCCGTATATCCGGGCCTTTCCCGGCGGATACGTCCGGCTGCTTCTGAACCAGGACTACGCGCCGGACCTCCCCGACCTGATCCGCGACTACCTCCTGCACAATCCCACCCGCAACCGCCCCCTGGACATGCTCCCGCTGTTCGCGCACCTGGAACGGGATCTGGTCATGCACGCGCCGGTGGAAACCCACCTGATCAAACCCAGGCCCGCATTCCACTACCGCCTGCCCAACTGCCAGATCGACGAATCTGATTGGTCCCTGGCCAAGCCGTGGAACGACTGGGTCATGGTGGAAAAGCTGGCCGCGGATGAGAATCGCTTACGGGAACACGCCCGGGCCTACCTGGAAAAACCAGGGGAAGTCGTGACCCGGATGGTGGACGAATGGGTGGACATGTTGGGGACATGGCTGAAGCGATGA
- a CDS encoding ATP-binding protein: MIEALADTPVVLIHGPRQCGKTTLARLVGSETGFAYFSFDDDVQRASAQADPVGYVADLPEKVILDEVQRVPELFTSLKTTVDARRDPGRFILTGSANILLVPRLADSLAGRMEILRLHPLAQAELAGKDSVFLRILFGKGFKVGVGGGRLGRSMAERMTTGGYPPALTRATARRRAAWYRDYADTLVQRDVRDLARISALDALPRLLALAAGQTARLLNVAELAAPFQLSRPTIRDYLTLLTRIFLLEELPSWHTNRLSRLIKTPKVHLGDTGLACALLGLDAEALWADRSLYGQLLETFVYQELRRQAGWHEEPVAFYHFRDKEKDEVDFVLESGGKLAGVEIKAGATVTNADFKGLRKLRHAADARFATGVVLYDGNAVVSFGEALFAAPISLLWDYLL, translated from the coding sequence GTGATCGAGGCATTGGCCGACACTCCGGTTGTCCTGATCCATGGTCCACGTCAGTGCGGAAAAACCACGCTGGCCCGGCTGGTGGGAAGCGAGACGGGGTTTGCCTATTTCAGCTTTGATGACGACGTGCAACGAGCCTCGGCTCAGGCTGATCCGGTAGGGTACGTTGCCGATCTGCCCGAAAAGGTGATTCTGGACGAAGTTCAGCGAGTGCCGGAGCTGTTCACCTCATTGAAGACGACCGTGGATGCTCGGCGTGATCCTGGGCGATTTATCCTGACCGGCTCGGCCAATATCCTCCTGGTTCCCAGGCTGGCGGATTCCCTGGCGGGGCGCATGGAGATCCTGCGCTTACACCCGTTGGCTCAAGCCGAACTTGCCGGAAAGGATAGCGTCTTTTTGCGGATATTGTTCGGCAAAGGGTTCAAGGTGGGTGTTGGCGGCGGACGGCTGGGCCGATCCATGGCGGAGCGCATGACGACAGGCGGATACCCACCTGCGTTGACCCGAGCCACTGCTCGACGCCGAGCCGCCTGGTATCGCGACTACGCCGACACCTTGGTGCAACGCGATGTCCGGGATTTGGCACGAATCAGCGCCCTGGACGCGCTTCCCCGCCTGCTGGCCCTGGCTGCCGGACAAACGGCGCGCCTTTTGAATGTTGCCGAACTCGCCGCCCCCTTCCAACTGAGTCGGCCAACAATCCGCGACTACCTGACCCTGTTGACACGGATTTTTCTCCTGGAGGAATTGCCGTCCTGGCACACCAATCGACTCAGCCGTCTGATTAAGACACCGAAAGTTCACTTGGGCGATACCGGGCTCGCCTGCGCCCTGCTTGGTCTGGATGCCGAGGCCCTGTGGGCGGATCGTTCCTTGTACGGCCAACTGTTGGAAACCTTTGTCTATCAGGAGTTGCGTCGTCAGGCGGGGTGGCATGAAGAACCGGTTGCCTTCTACCATTTCCGCGACAAGGAAAAGGACGAGGTGGATTTCGTGCTGGAGTCCGGCGGGAAGTTGGCGGGCGTCGAGATCAAGGCGGGCGCGACGGTCACCAACGCTGACTTCAAGGGATTGCGCAAGCTGCGACATGCCGCGGATGCACGCTTTGCAACAGGGGTGGTTTTGTATGACGGAAATGCCGTCGTATCTTTTGGCGAGGCATTGTTCGCTGCACCTATCTCTCTACTTTGGGACTATTTACTTTGA
- a CDS encoding cation:proton antiporter, which translates to MLDVVVTVSAVLLCLSGAFFFLAGTLGLLRFPDAMSRIHALTKADNLGLGLIVLALTITSGSVSTALKILLIWLVALAASSTICFLLGRNMLGQQQSGLANSQSSHDDSPSAPHPPNPISPIRPIGPTSPKSPTS; encoded by the coding sequence GTGCTCGACGTGGTGGTTACGGTGTCGGCGGTTCTGCTCTGTCTGAGCGGAGCGTTTTTCTTTCTGGCCGGAACGCTTGGATTGCTGCGGTTTCCGGACGCCATGAGTCGGATTCACGCCCTGACCAAGGCCGACAACCTCGGCCTGGGCCTGATCGTCCTGGCCTTGACGATTACCAGCGGATCCGTGAGCACGGCCCTGAAAATTTTGCTGATCTGGCTGGTGGCCCTGGCCGCCAGCTCCACCATCTGCTTCTTGTTGGGCCGCAACATGCTGGGCCAACAGCAAAGCGGGCTGGCAAATAGCCAATCGTCCCACGATGACAGTCCCTCTGCACCCCATCCCCCAAATCCCATAAGTCCCATACGTCCTATAGGCCCCACAAGCCCCAAGAGCCCCACCTCATGA
- a CDS encoding DUF21 domain-containing protein has protein sequence MTTFIWIGILICLTQSAMLSGLNLAYFSVSKLHLEMESSRGNVHARRVLHLRRDANLLLVTILWSNVGVNVLLALLSGSVLAGVAAFLFSTVLITICGEIMPQAYFSRNALRMGAMLAPVIRIYQIALYPVVKPTALLLDKWLGPEGIGYFRERDLRELIKMHMESSSTEIDKVEGKGSLNFLALDDLPVAAEGESADPRSILTMKFEDDRPVFPSIRPSSADPFLRLVQSSGKTWVILVDQEGEPRYVVNVASFLREAFFEPDTFNPMAHCHRPIIVRDPMTSLGAVIPRLKVLPERTDDDVIDNDIILYWGEEKHVITGSDILGRLLRGIVREEPRMGGGGSASG, from the coding sequence ATGACCACTTTCATCTGGATCGGAATCCTGATCTGCCTGACCCAGTCGGCCATGCTCTCCGGGTTGAATCTGGCCTATTTCTCCGTGAGCAAGCTCCACCTGGAGATGGAGTCCTCCCGGGGCAACGTGCATGCCCGGCGGGTCTTGCATCTGCGCCGGGACGCCAACCTCCTGCTGGTGACCATCCTCTGGTCCAACGTGGGAGTGAACGTCCTTTTGGCCCTCTTGTCCGGCTCCGTGCTTGCCGGAGTGGCCGCGTTCCTGTTTTCCACCGTGCTGATCACCATCTGCGGGGAGATCATGCCTCAGGCGTACTTCTCCCGAAACGCGCTGAGAATGGGAGCCATGCTGGCACCAGTGATCAGGATCTACCAGATAGCTCTTTACCCCGTGGTCAAGCCCACGGCCCTGCTTCTGGACAAGTGGTTGGGACCCGAGGGGATCGGTTACTTTCGAGAGCGGGATCTGCGGGAGCTGATCAAGATGCACATGGAGTCGTCCTCCACGGAGATTGATAAAGTGGAAGGCAAGGGAAGCCTGAACTTCCTGGCCCTGGACGATCTGCCCGTGGCCGCGGAGGGCGAGAGCGCGGACCCGCGAAGCATCCTGACCATGAAGTTTGAAGACGACAGGCCCGTTTTTCCCTCCATCAGGCCCTCCAGCGCGGATCCGTTTCTCAGGCTTGTGCAAAGTTCCGGAAAAACATGGGTGATCCTCGTGGACCAGGAGGGAGAGCCGCGCTACGTCGTGAACGTGGCCTCCTTTCTCCGCGAGGCCTTTTTCGAGCCGGACACGTTCAATCCCATGGCTCACTGCCACCGACCGATCATCGTCCGCGACCCCATGACCAGTCTGGGGGCCGTGATTCCGCGCCTGAAGGTCCTGCCGGAACGAACGGACGACGACGTCATCGACAACGACATCATCCTCTATTGGGGCGAGGAAAAGCACGTGATCACCGGCTCGGACATTCTCGGCCGACTGTTGCGGGGGATTGTGCGGGAGGAGCCGAGGATGGGAGGTGGCGGAAGTGCGTCCGGTTGA
- a CDS encoding hydrogenase subunit MbhD domain-containing protein, which produces MNLSLVFDLLLAGALLLVSWRLLQASDLFQATVLFISFGLFLALAWVRLRAPDIALAEAAVGAGLAGVLLFGTFKRIEPQSDQSDQERGPGDEPFSVSSCRLDQAAACPGRFHYLVAGVGAVALTALLVLAVLELPRHGGGLTGMVAQKLGFSGVEHPVTAVLLNFRLYDTWLELGVLLLALMGVFGVRGAHDLRGLPMRPAASPVARRLVGLLGPLIVLVAVHLLWLGDHAPGGAFQAGVVLAAGLVLLRLTGLPSVDRLPRTALLSCVAVGFAAILLLAVLTSLGPQSFPLEYPSAWAGTLILALEAAATVSIGVTLAALVVLVLVVDEQ; this is translated from the coding sequence ATGAACCTCTCCCTGGTCTTTGATCTGCTGCTGGCCGGGGCTTTGTTGCTGGTCAGTTGGCGGTTGCTGCAAGCCTCGGATTTGTTCCAGGCCACGGTGCTGTTCATTTCCTTTGGCTTGTTTCTGGCCCTGGCCTGGGTGCGCCTTCGCGCCCCGGACATCGCTTTGGCCGAAGCCGCGGTGGGCGCGGGGCTGGCCGGGGTGCTGCTGTTTGGGACCTTCAAGCGCATTGAACCTCAATCAGATCAATCCGATCAGGAGCGTGGCCCCGGGGACGAGCCGTTCTCCGTGAGCTCCTGCCGACTGGATCAGGCCGCGGCCTGCCCGGGCCGGTTCCATTACCTCGTGGCCGGAGTGGGGGCCGTTGCCCTGACCGCGTTGCTGGTTTTGGCGGTGCTGGAACTGCCACGTCACGGGGGCGGACTGACCGGAATGGTGGCTCAAAAACTGGGCTTCTCAGGGGTGGAGCATCCGGTGACCGCCGTGCTCCTCAATTTCCGGCTGTATGACACCTGGCTGGAGTTGGGCGTCCTGCTCCTGGCTCTGATGGGAGTGTTCGGGGTGCGCGGGGCGCATGACCTGCGCGGGCTGCCCATGCGTCCGGCCGCTTCGCCCGTTGCACGTCGGCTGGTGGGCCTGTTGGGGCCGCTGATCGTGCTGGTCGCGGTACATCTGCTCTGGCTGGGAGACCACGCCCCCGGCGGGGCCTTTCAGGCCGGAGTGGTCCTGGCCGCGGGGCTGGTCCTGCTGCGCTTGACCGGCCTGCCTTCGGTGGACCGGTTGCCCCGGACCGCCTTGCTCTCCTGCGTGGCCGTGGGCTTCGCGGCCATCCTGCTCTTGGCCGTGCTGACCTCGCTTGGACCGCAAAGTTTTCCCCTGGAATATCCGTCGGCCTGGGCCGGCACGCTGATTCTGGCCTTGGAGGCCGCGGCCACCGTGTCCATCGGGGTGACCCTGGCCGCGCTGGTGGTCTTGGTCTTGGTGGTGGACGAGCAATGA
- the glgX gene encoding glycogen debranching protein GlgX: MNAAETALNGTPPKPNGPRVWPGSPNPLGATWDGSGVSFALFSAHAEKVELCLFDSDGVTETARITLPEYTHEVWHGYLPDARPGQLYGYRVHGPYEPLAGHRFNPNKLLLDPYAKVLVGNLKWDDALFGYTVGHPDEDLSFDERDSAPFMPKCQVVDPAFTWGRAMDFRPWHENVIYEMHVRGYTILHPEVPEEFRGTFEGLASQPVVDHLKHLGVTSIELLPIHAFLQDRHLIDRDLSNYWGYNSIGYFAPNPDYLRPRNDLSSFKSFVQKMHDAGIEVILDVVYNHTAEGNHLGPTLSFRGIDNYSYYYLMGEQPRFYNDFTGTGNALELRHPKVLSMVMDSLRYWVHVMGVDGFRFDLATTLARVEGPYDKHASFLDAVAQDPVLGHVKLIAEPWDTGLGGYQVGNFPPGWAEWNDQYRDTMRKFWKGDEGLLPEFAGRFSASADIFNRRGRRTWASVNFITAHDGFTLHDLVSYNHKHNGDNGEDSRDGSDSNNSWNCGVEGETGDPEILALRRRQMRNFLATLLLSQGTPMLTAGDEFARTQQGNNNAYCQDNEISWLDWMAIDEAGRAQIDFVARLLALRHQHIVFHRNRFFHGDIIPGTRVKDVIWLHPDGREMTRDDWHDHEARSLAIRLSGEAGIVHLTETGEQEPDDTFLLLVNASHEDVAFVLPNGDSGAWEPLVDTMSEDGQPEGDVGPHSPGVKLTLGGRSLRLLRLVAKAG, translated from the coding sequence ATGAACGCGGCTGAAACAGCCTTGAACGGCACGCCCCCAAAACCCAACGGCCCACGGGTCTGGCCCGGTTCGCCCAATCCCTTGGGGGCCACCTGGGACGGTTCCGGGGTGAGTTTCGCCCTGTTCTCGGCCCATGCCGAAAAGGTCGAACTGTGCCTGTTCGATAGCGACGGGGTCACTGAGACCGCCCGGATCACCCTGCCGGAGTACACCCATGAAGTCTGGCACGGCTATCTGCCGGACGCCCGGCCCGGACAGCTTTACGGCTACCGCGTCCACGGCCCCTACGAGCCCTTGGCCGGACACCGTTTCAACCCCAACAAGCTGTTACTGGACCCCTACGCCAAGGTTCTGGTCGGAAATCTGAAGTGGGACGACGCCCTGTTCGGCTACACGGTGGGCCATCCGGACGAAGACCTGTCCTTTGACGAACGGGATTCCGCTCCCTTCATGCCCAAGTGCCAGGTGGTGGACCCGGCCTTCACCTGGGGCCGAGCCATGGACTTTCGGCCCTGGCACGAAAACGTGATCTACGAAATGCACGTCCGGGGCTATACCATCCTCCATCCCGAGGTGCCCGAGGAATTCCGGGGGACCTTTGAGGGCTTGGCTTCCCAGCCGGTGGTCGACCACCTCAAGCACCTCGGCGTCACGTCCATCGAGCTGCTGCCCATCCACGCCTTTTTGCAGGACCGCCACCTGATTGATCGCGACCTGAGCAACTACTGGGGCTATAACTCCATCGGCTATTTCGCGCCCAACCCGGACTACCTCCGCCCCAGAAACGACCTTTCGTCCTTTAAGAGTTTTGTTCAGAAAATGCACGACGCCGGGATAGAGGTGATCCTGGACGTGGTCTACAACCACACCGCCGAAGGCAATCATCTTGGACCGACCCTCTCCTTCCGAGGCATTGACAATTATTCCTACTACTATCTGATGGGCGAACAACCGCGGTTCTACAACGACTTCACGGGCACGGGAAACGCCCTGGAACTGCGCCACCCCAAGGTCCTGTCCATGGTCATGGATTCGTTGCGCTACTGGGTGCACGTGATGGGCGTGGACGGCTTTCGTTTCGACCTAGCCACCACCCTGGCTCGAGTGGAGGGCCCCTACGACAAACACGCCAGCTTTCTGGACGCCGTGGCCCAGGACCCGGTCCTGGGCCATGTCAAGCTGATCGCCGAGCCCTGGGACACCGGGCTGGGCGGGTATCAGGTAGGCAATTTCCCGCCGGGCTGGGCAGAGTGGAACGACCAGTACCGGGACACCATGCGCAAATTTTGGAAAGGGGACGAAGGACTGCTGCCCGAGTTTGCGGGCCGCTTCTCCGCCTCCGCGGACATCTTCAACCGCCGCGGACGACGGACCTGGGCCAGCGTAAACTTCATCACGGCCCACGACGGCTTCACCCTGCACGACCTGGTCAGCTACAACCATAAGCACAACGGGGACAACGGAGAGGACAGCCGGGACGGCTCGGACAGCAACAATTCCTGGAACTGCGGCGTGGAAGGCGAGACGGGTGACCCGGAAATTCTGGCCCTGCGCCGCCGCCAGATGCGCAACTTCCTGGCCACCCTGCTCTTGTCCCAGGGAACGCCCATGCTCACCGCCGGGGACGAATTCGCCCGCACCCAGCAGGGCAACAACAACGCCTACTGCCAGGACAACGAAATCAGTTGGCTGGATTGGATGGCCATCGACGAAGCCGGCCGGGCCCAGATCGACTTTGTCGCCCGGCTGCTCGCCCTGCGCCACCAGCACATCGTCTTTCACCGCAACCGCTTCTTCCACGGAGACATCATCCCCGGTACGCGGGTCAAGGACGTGATCTGGCTACATCCCGACGGCCGCGAGATGACCCGGGACGACTGGCACGACCACGAGGCCCGCTCCCTGGCCATCCGTCTGAGCGGCGAAGCCGGCATCGTCCACCTCACGGAAACCGGAGAACAGGAACCGGACGACACCTTCCTGCTCCTGGTCAACGCCAGCCATGAAGACGTGGCGTTCGTGCTGCCCAATGGAGACAGCGGAGCCTGGGAGCCCCTGGTGGACACCATGTCCGAAGACGGACAACCCGAAGGCGACGTCGGCCCCCATTCACCGGGCGTGAAACTGACCCTGGGAGGGCGCTCGTTGCGTTTACTGCGCTTGGTGGCGAAGGCTGGGTAA
- the prxU gene encoding thioredoxin-dependent peroxiredoxin (Most members of this family contain a selenocysteine.) yields MADEKPINCARPTGGLVGEDASAEQAGTPQQQPNTGEKKMMVQIGRKAPDFSAPAYHNGAFTSIKLSDYLGKWVVLCFYPGDFTFVUATEISAVAEKHAEFDKLGVQVLSMSTDSMFVHKMWVDHELSKMVTTGKVPFPMLSDAGGKVGEAYGVYDADAGVDVRGRFLIDPDGIIQGFEVLTPPVGRNVGETLRQVQAFQLVRESKGSQATPSGWKPGKMVLTPGPELVGNVWKEWKVQMASE; encoded by the coding sequence ATGGCGGATGAAAAACCCATTAACTGCGCCAGACCCACTGGCGGACTCGTTGGAGAGGACGCATCGGCAGAGCAGGCCGGCACCCCGCAACAGCAACCGAACACAGGAGAGAAAAAAATGATGGTCCAGATTGGACGTAAAGCCCCTGACTTTTCCGCACCCGCCTATCACAACGGCGCCTTCACCTCGATCAAGCTTTCGGACTACCTTGGCAAGTGGGTGGTTCTCTGCTTCTATCCGGGCGATTTCACCTTTGTCTGAGCGACCGAGATTTCGGCGGTCGCCGAAAAGCATGCGGAATTTGACAAGCTGGGCGTTCAGGTACTTTCCATGAGCACGGACAGCATGTTCGTACACAAGATGTGGGTCGACCACGAGCTGTCCAAGATGGTCACGACGGGCAAGGTGCCTTTCCCGATGCTGTCCGACGCCGGCGGCAAGGTCGGCGAGGCCTATGGCGTGTACGACGCGGATGCCGGAGTGGATGTTCGTGGCCGCTTCCTGATTGACCCGGACGGCATTATCCAGGGTTTTGAGGTCCTCACCCCTCCGGTGGGCCGCAACGTCGGCGAAACCTTGCGCCAGGTCCAGGCCTTCCAACTGGTCCGTGAAAGCAAAGGCAGTCAGGCCACGCCTTCGGGCTGGAAACCAGGAAAGATGGTCCTCACCCCCGGTCCGGAGTTGGTCGGAAACGTATGGAAAGAGTGGAAAGTCCAGATGGCCTCTGAGTAG
- a CDS encoding monovalent cation/H+ antiporter complex subunit F, with translation MQTFYLGVASFLLLTMIIGLARVFLGPRQEDRLVAVQLFGTTGVAVLLLLAAALDAPAMRNTAMVFVVLAVLAVMAFVRGSRKNDGRGGGGAGG, from the coding sequence ATGCAGACGTTTTATCTCGGCGTGGCCAGTTTTCTTCTGCTGACCATGATCATCGGTTTGGCGCGGGTTTTTCTGGGGCCGCGGCAGGAGGATCGTTTGGTGGCGGTCCAGTTGTTCGGGACCACGGGGGTGGCTGTTTTGCTGCTCTTGGCCGCGGCCTTGGACGCCCCGGCCATGCGCAACACGGCCATGGTTTTCGTCGTCCTGGCCGTCCTGGCGGTGATGGCCTTTGTACGCGGTTCCCGAAAAAACGACGGGCGCGGCGGAGGCGGAGCCGGAGGGTAG
- a CDS encoding sll1863 family stress response protein, translating to MLENREAYIRKLKAKIDEWNADIDKLAAKARQVKAEKEIEYRDQIEALRAKRGEMEEKIAELRKGGEAGWEDLRKNVERSWEALKEGYAAARARYERDARDDVEK from the coding sequence ATGCTGGAAAATCGGGAAGCCTACATTCGCAAGTTGAAGGCCAAAATCGACGAATGGAACGCCGACATCGACAAGCTGGCGGCAAAGGCCAGGCAGGTCAAAGCAGAAAAAGAGATTGAGTACCGTGATCAGATCGAGGCTCTGCGGGCCAAGCGTGGCGAGATGGAAGAGAAGATCGCCGAGCTGCGCAAGGGCGGCGAGGCTGGCTGGGAAGACCTCAGGAAAAACGTGGAGCGGTCCTGGGAAGCGCTGAAGGAGGGCTATGCCGCGGCAAGGGCCCGATATGAGCGGGATGCCCGTGACGACGTGGAGAAATAG